In the genome of Salinirussus salinus, one region contains:
- a CDS encoding AAA family ATPase, which yields MEGPLWTERHQPDIADLPQEGVRENLRRAVQEPMNLVVHGPKGAGKTAAVRALARETHDNEADLIELNVADFFESTKKELEEDDRFGRFISTKRRRESSKADLVNHVLKESASYAPVAGEYKTILLDNAEGMREDFQQALRRVMEQYYEATQFVIATRQPSALIPPIRSRCFPVPVRAPAQAEVVGVLESIAEAEEADYDEDGLAYVAEAAEGDLRRAVLNAQTTYEQEGEITMQAAYETLQSVGVDERVGEMLAAAEAGEFTDARSTLDDLLVDEGYSGNEVLEDVLTVARSRYGESRLARLHRLAGGIDMDLHEGTNDRLHISHLLAELGEGAVGRE from the coding sequence ATGGAAGGGCCACTCTGGACAGAGCGCCACCAGCCCGACATCGCGGACCTGCCCCAGGAGGGCGTCCGCGAGAACCTCCGGCGGGCCGTCCAGGAGCCGATGAACCTCGTCGTCCACGGGCCGAAAGGCGCGGGCAAGACCGCCGCCGTGCGGGCGCTGGCCCGCGAGACTCACGACAACGAGGCCGACCTCATCGAACTCAACGTCGCCGACTTCTTCGAGTCAACGAAGAAGGAGCTCGAAGAAGACGACCGCTTTGGCCGCTTTATCTCCACGAAGCGGCGCCGGGAGTCCTCGAAGGCCGACCTGGTCAACCACGTCCTCAAGGAGTCCGCGAGCTACGCGCCCGTCGCCGGCGAGTACAAGACCATCCTGCTGGACAACGCCGAAGGGATGCGCGAGGACTTCCAGCAGGCGCTGCGCCGGGTGATGGAGCAGTACTACGAGGCCACGCAGTTCGTCATCGCGACCCGCCAGCCCTCCGCGCTGATCCCGCCGATCCGCTCGCGGTGTTTCCCCGTCCCCGTCCGGGCGCCCGCCCAGGCCGAAGTCGTCGGCGTGCTCGAGTCCATCGCCGAGGCCGAGGAGGCCGACTACGACGAGGACGGCCTGGCCTACGTCGCCGAGGCCGCCGAGGGTGACCTCCGGCGGGCGGTCCTGAACGCCCAGACGACCTACGAGCAGGAGGGAGAGATCACGATGCAGGCGGCCTACGAGACCCTCCAGTCGGTCGGCGTCGACGAGCGGGTCGGCGAGATGCTCGCGGCCGCGGAGGCCGGGGAGTTCACCGACGCCCGCTCGACGCTGGACGACCTGCTGGTCGACGAGGGCTACAGCGGGAACGAAGTGCTCGAGGACGTGCTGACGGTCGCCCGCTCGCGGTACGGCGAGTCCAGGCTCGCCCGCCTCCACCGGCTCGCCGGCGGGATCGACATGGACCTGCACGAGGGGACGAACGACCGACTGCACATCTCGCACCTGCTCGCGGAGCTGGGCGAGGGCGCGGTCGGTCGTGAGTGA
- a CDS encoding zinc ribbon domain-containing protein, translating into MSAEETRVAALGAYAPRLYVTSETVEEALGQFAASGVERKAVPEADEDTVTMAVEAARRALDAGEYEGSDASYLAFATTTPPMEEEDLTARLASALGAPADVDTRTLTGSTRAGAQALDAAVDARPWEGVGVVVASDAPRGAPDSAVEQAAGAGAAAVVLGDGPGRVEGRGSYVESYPGTRFRPAGEAETDGLDVTNYDRRAFSTALAGAVEDLETDVDAAAVQSPDGKLPYRATGALGVDAGTIAAGSTVEDLGDTGAASTLLGAASARNDGAERVLLAAFGGGAGATALTLDLAGVPAEIALEGNVELSYAEYLRRRGEITSGEPEGGGAYVSVPSWQRTTPQRHRLVAGRCPECGALNFPPEGACSDCTARVDYHAVELPGTGTVEATTTISQGGAPPEFVEQQARSGPFVAAVVALDGPDGGAASIPTQVLTGGKDVEIGDPIETTIRRIYEQEDVVRYGFKAQLRDAKR; encoded by the coding sequence ATGAGCGCCGAGGAGACGCGGGTGGCGGCGCTGGGCGCCTACGCGCCGCGGCTGTACGTCACAAGCGAGACCGTCGAGGAGGCGCTCGGGCAGTTCGCCGCCTCGGGCGTCGAGCGGAAGGCCGTGCCGGAGGCCGACGAGGACACGGTCACGATGGCCGTCGAGGCCGCCCGGCGGGCGCTCGACGCGGGGGAGTATGAGGGGTCGGACGCCTCCTATCTCGCCTTCGCGACCACGACGCCGCCGATGGAGGAAGAGGACCTGACGGCACGGCTGGCGAGCGCGCTCGGCGCGCCCGCGGACGTCGACACGCGGACGCTCACGGGCTCGACGCGGGCGGGCGCGCAGGCGCTCGACGCGGCCGTCGACGCGAGACCCTGGGAGGGCGTTGGCGTCGTCGTGGCCAGCGACGCGCCGCGGGGCGCCCCCGACAGCGCGGTCGAGCAGGCCGCCGGCGCCGGCGCCGCCGCGGTCGTGCTCGGCGACGGTCCCGGGCGCGTCGAGGGACGGGGCTCGTACGTCGAGTCCTACCCCGGCACCCGGTTCCGGCCGGCGGGCGAGGCCGAGACCGACGGGCTCGACGTCACGAACTACGACCGCCGGGCGTTCTCGACGGCGCTGGCGGGCGCGGTCGAGGACCTGGAGACGGACGTCGACGCCGCGGCGGTCCAGTCGCCGGACGGGAAACTCCCCTACCGGGCGACCGGGGCGCTGGGCGTCGACGCCGGGACGATCGCCGCCGGCTCGACCGTCGAGGATCTCGGGGACACCGGGGCGGCGAGCACGCTGCTCGGGGCCGCTTCGGCGCGCAACGACGGCGCCGAGCGCGTCCTGCTCGCGGCCTTCGGCGGCGGTGCCGGGGCGACCGCACTGACGCTGGATCTGGCGGGCGTTCCGGCGGAGATTGCCCTCGAGGGAAACGTCGAGCTGAGTTACGCGGAGTACCTGCGCAGACGCGGCGAGATCACGAGCGGCGAGCCGGAGGGTGGGGGCGCCTACGTCTCGGTGCCCTCCTGGCAGCGCACCACCCCCCAGCGCCACCGGCTGGTCGCCGGCCGCTGCCCAGAGTGTGGCGCGCTCAACTTCCCGCCTGAGGGCGCCTGTTCGGACTGCACCGCCCGCGTCGACTACCACGCCGTCGAGCTTCCGGGGACCGGAACTGTCGAGGCGACGACGACCATCTCCCAGGGCGGCGCGCCGCCCGAGTTCGTCGAGCAGCAGGCCCGCTCGGGGCCGTTCGTGGCCGCGGTCGTCGCACTCGACGGTCCCGACGGCGGGGCCGCGAGCATCCCCACCCAGGTGCTGACCGGTGGCAAGGACGTCGAGATAGGCGACCCCATCGAGACCACCATCCGCCGGATCTACGAGCAGGAGGACGTCGTCCGCTACGGCTTCAAGGCGCAACTGCGCGACGCGAAGCGGTAG